A section of the Chryseobacterium ginsenosidimutans genome encodes:
- a CDS encoding ABC transporter ATP-binding protein, with the protein MALQINNLTKKFGEQTALNNINISIDKNEIIGLLGPNGAGKSTLMKSIVGALKIDEGEIIFNGKNVSENEIESKRKIGFLPENNPLYLEMFVKEYLQFVANIHKISEARVDEVIELVGITPEKSKKIGQLSKGYKQRIGLAQAIIHQPDLLILDEPTNGLDPNQIIEIRNVIKEIGKEKTVLLSTHIMQEVEALCSRVILIHKGNILQDCPIEEFKGKFESLEEAFASYTA; encoded by the coding sequence ATGGCTCTTCAAATAAATAATCTGACCAAGAAATTTGGTGAACAAACTGCCCTAAACAATATTAATATTTCTATTGATAAAAATGAAATCATAGGTCTTCTTGGTCCGAACGGAGCCGGAAAATCCACCTTAATGAAATCTATTGTGGGTGCATTGAAAATAGATGAAGGCGAAATAATTTTTAATGGTAAAAACGTCTCGGAAAACGAAATCGAAAGTAAGAGAAAAATTGGTTTCCTTCCCGAAAACAATCCATTATACCTGGAAATGTTTGTAAAAGAATATTTGCAATTCGTTGCCAACATCCATAAAATTTCGGAGGCAAGAGTAGATGAAGTGATAGAATTAGTAGGAATTACTCCTGAAAAGTCAAAAAAAATCGGACAGCTTTCTAAAGGTTACAAACAAAGAATAGGCCTTGCTCAGGCAATTATTCATCAACCGGATTTATTGATCTTGGATGAACCTACAAATGGTCTTGATCCAAACCAAATCATCGAAATTCGTAATGTAATCAAGGAAATTGGTAAAGAAAAAACGGTTTTACTTTCCACACACATCATGCAGGAAGTTGAAGCACTTTGCTCACGAGTGATTCTTATTCACAAAGGAAATATTTTACAAGATTGTCCAATTGAAGAATTCAAAGGTAAGTTTGAAAGTTTAGAAGAAGCTTTTGCAAGCTACACTGCTTAA
- the gndA gene encoding NADP-dependent phosphogluconate dehydrogenase encodes MERYNYGMIGLGVMGRNLLYNIADNGFSVAGFDLDEEKIKELESGATSNMTVKGTGSLEEFVSQLEIPRKIILMVPAGKPVDAVLDNITPLLSKGDIVIDAGNSYFKDTDRRIADLASKNLHFMGMGVSGGEKGARKGPSIMPGGDLEAFKLIKPMLESIAAKVDNEACTAYMGKDSAGNYVKMVHNGIEYAIMQLISEAYDLLKRGANLSNDQLYKVFKEWNDGEMNSFLIEITRDIFQQKDPLKDGYLVDHILDKAGAKGTGKWTSEQAMEIGVSIPTIDIAVTSRILSAYKEERVQASQLYSEKEMINPENIDLFIKEVGDALYLATLISYAQGLALLVKASEEYNFEIPVRDVVKIWRGGCIIRSVLLEKFYSAYTNNPNLPNILLDKDISIIVKEKIKSLRNVAGFAASNGISSLGIQTALGYFDAYTTESLPVNLIQAQRDYFGAHTYQRIDREGVFHTSWQSVNN; translated from the coding sequence ATGGAAAGATATAATTACGGGATGATCGGCCTTGGAGTAATGGGGCGAAATCTTCTTTATAACATTGCCGATAACGGTTTTTCGGTAGCAGGATTTGATCTTGATGAAGAAAAAATCAAAGAACTTGAAAGTGGAGCTACTTCAAACATGACTGTAAAAGGTACAGGCTCTCTTGAAGAGTTTGTATCTCAACTGGAAATCCCTCGAAAAATAATTCTTATGGTTCCTGCAGGAAAGCCTGTAGATGCAGTTTTAGATAATATTACACCGCTTTTAAGCAAAGGGGATATTGTTATTGATGCAGGGAATTCATATTTCAAAGATACCGACAGACGGATTGCCGATTTGGCATCAAAAAATCTGCATTTTATGGGAATGGGAGTTTCAGGAGGTGAAAAAGGGGCAAGAAAAGGACCTAGTATCATGCCTGGAGGAGATTTGGAAGCTTTCAAACTTATTAAACCAATGTTGGAATCAATTGCTGCAAAGGTTGATAACGAAGCGTGTACAGCTTATATGGGGAAAGATTCTGCCGGAAACTATGTGAAAATGGTGCATAACGGAATAGAATATGCCATTATGCAGCTCATTAGTGAGGCTTATGATTTGCTTAAAAGAGGAGCTAATTTAAGCAACGATCAGCTGTACAAAGTTTTCAAAGAATGGAATGATGGCGAAATGAACTCATTTCTCATAGAGATAACAAGGGATATTTTCCAGCAGAAAGATCCATTGAAAGATGGTTATCTTGTAGATCATATCCTGGATAAAGCAGGGGCAAAAGGAACCGGAAAATGGACTTCTGAGCAGGCAATGGAAATCGGTGTTTCTATTCCGACGATTGATATTGCGGTGACTTCAAGAATTTTATCAGCATATAAAGAAGAAAGAGTTCAGGCTTCTCAATTGTATTCTGAAAAAGAAATGATAAATCCGGAAAATATAGACTTATTTATCAAGGAAGTGGGAGATGCACTTTATCTGGCTACATTAATAAGCTATGCACAAGGTTTGGCTTTATTGGTGAAAGCTTCTGAAGAATATAATTTTGAAATTCCAGTAAGGGATGTTGTGAAAATCTGGAGAGGAGGATGTATCATTCGTTCCGTTTTATTAGAAAAGTTTTATTCTGCTTATACAAACAACCCGAATTTGCCTAATATTTTACTTGATAAAGATATTTCCATTATCGTTAAAGAAAAGATTAAATCTCTGCGAAATGTTGCAGGCTTTGCCGCTTCAAACGGAATTTCAAGCTTAGGAATTCAAACGGCTTTAGGATATTTTGATGCTTATACCACAGAATCTTTACCGGTAAATTTGATTCAGGCTCAGCGTGATTATTTTGGAGCACATACTTATCAGAGAATCGACAGGGAAGGAGTCTTTCATACATCATGGCAAAGTGTAAATAATTAA